From a single Aspergillus puulaauensis MK2 DNA, chromosome 2, nearly complete sequence genomic region:
- the rfeD gene encoding putative transcription factor RfeD (COG:S;~EggNog:ENOG410PI97) has protein sequence MQTMPPRASLTSSFSVTDANNEVVCPLKNNDGSNCRKRCLGEKRYRSMQEHIRRAHPNHYIPKLPATEESFILMVTTPPEQRANLTPPQSRRRNDASDRDIYGAGSNSPATPRGIDETHPAAATAAVALAQLHHNRLASDWGPDVEIHSDNDIDRAPMRSSIELPSLRDHFKRDSLPPFSSPRPRSLLPSILNHSPPGRSSTLPPIQRTDKLPRPRKGSISGARKAKHERSRSKEYRRRPSLGDRKALSAEPQTAAWAQGKRWEDLIEAATSATEVDDDRQSQSDLGPSPTIPPMIPNITSITSAPSVKNRSSMPPAFQSPGLPPPTSHRSFPPPQSYTASPLHKSLTPPPYEFSRNRDADLEPFPSIESSLDSTSTTSGKNFGYSNYLNSTGHPSSSPVLNLFPSSAAQRQHHRFSNPTPASFRNREIQIFCASCKQAWPLNECYACTECICGVCRDCVVQFISSPPTPFKNVTSSPGSAMSHGPTSYPGPRGCPRCRAVGGKWKAFQLDVK, from the exons ATGCAGACCATGCCGCCCCGGGCGTCCTTGACCAGCTCCTTTTCCGTCACCGATGCCAACAATGAGGTGGTTTGTCCCTTGAAGAATAATGATGGCTCGAATTGTCGGAAAAGATGCTTGGGG GAGAAACGTTATCGCTCGATGCAGGAGCACATCCGTCGTGCCCACCCAAACCACTACATTCCGAAGCTCCCAGCAACGGAAGAGAGCTTTATATTGATGGTCACCACCCCTCCGGAACAGCGTGCCAATCTTACACCCCCTCAGTCCAGGCGCCGCAATG ACGCATCTGACCGAGATATCTACGGTGCCGGATCCAATTCTCCTGCAACCCCGCGTGGGATCGATGAAACCCATCCGGCTGCAGCTACTGCGGCGGTCGCATTGGCTCAGCTACACCATAACCGCTTAGCATCTGACTGGGGTCCAGATGTG GAGATCCATTCTGATAACGATATCGACCGAGCACCGATGCGATCGTCAATTGAGCTGCCGTCTCTCCGCGATCACTTCAAGCGGGACTCGTTGCCGCCATTTTCATCGCCTCGTCCTAGGTCGCTTTTACCCTCGATTCTGAACCACTCCCCTCCCGGTCGCTCTTCAactcttcctccaatccaACGGACAGACAAGCTTCCTCGTCCCCGCAAAGGTTCTATCTCTGGAGCACGAAAAGCCAAACATGAACGTTCGAGATCCAAAGAATATCGGCGACGTCCGAGTCTAGGGGATAGGAAGGCTTTATCAGCAGAGCCTCAAACCGCTGCCTGGGCCCAAGGCAAGCGCTGGGAGGATCTCATCGAAGCCGCAACATCAGCAACAGAGGTCGACGATGATCGACAGTCACAATCAGAC TTGGGGCCTTCGCCAACCATCCCGCCGATGATTCCCAATATCACATCTATAACTTCGGCACCTTCAGTCAAAAACAGATCATCCATGCCGCCTGCGTTCCAATCGCCCGGTCTACCGCCGCCTACATCCCATCGTTCCTTCCCGCCACCACAATCGTACACGGCGTCGCCTTTACACAAATCCTTGACCCCGCCACCGTACGAATTCTCACGCAACCGCGACGCTGACTTGGAACCATTCCCATCAATTGAGTCGTCTTTGGACTCGACATCCACGACCTCTGGGAAGAATTTCGGATATTCCAATTACTTGAACTCGACGGGGCATCCTAGTTCTAGTCCGGTTTTGAATTTATTCCCATCATCGGCCGCTCAGCGACAGCATCATCGCTTTTCGAACCCTACGCCGGCATCCTTCCGCAACAGGGAGATACAGATATTCTGTGCCAGCTGCAAACAGGCATGGCCTCTGAACGAATGTTACGCCTGCACTGAGTGCATCTGCGGGGTATGCCGTGACTGCGTCGTGCAGTTTATCAGCAGCCCGCCGACACCATTCAAAAATGTCACATCCAGTCCTGGCAGTGCGATGTCCCATGGTCCGACAAGTTATCCAGGTCCGCGGGGTTGTCCGCGATGTCGGGCCGTGGGGGGAAAGTGGAAAGCATTCCAACTGGACGTCAAATGA
- a CDS encoding lactonase family protein (COG:G;~EggNog:ENOG410PX4U;~InterPro:IPR015943,IPR011045,IPR019405;~PFAM:PF10282;~SECRETED:SignalP(1-29);~go_function: GO:0005515 - protein binding [Evidence IEA]), with amino-acid sequence MSSIPGLRTLATLGLSLVSIPALVTQAQAQATAATLFASHYNTQSIYTLSLARASNGSYTLTESSNLKTCGRYPSWITLDADTGTIYCSDEYGWKNDNESVNGSLTALSVDGGVLTEIAKTDTSAGSAVNNVVYEGEGGEQYLAIAHYSGSAVSTYALPLEDEAGPLQRLEFELSAPGTVPERQDAPHPHQAILDPTGAFVLVPDLGADLVRVFAIDKANGNLNTCPPLNYTAGGGPRHGVFSTASENQELRVKGSRAPSDSAETVLYVAGELSGKVEAFAVSYQDSGCLAFKQIEAEVPYPEELPEGASLSEIRLVDSHLYVSVRQDKAFDGNDSIAKLVLDRDGTFEFQDIHTSGGEVPRTFAINKAGDLVAVGNQVSSNVAIVERDPDTGLLGSIVASLLIGTPGDPDNSVSGLSSIIWDE; translated from the exons ATGTCCTCCATCCCCGGCCTGCGCACCTTGGCCACCTTGGGCCTATCCCTTGTGTCCATCCCTGCGCTTGTaacccaagcccaagcccaagcaaCGGCTGCGACGCTCTTCGCATCGCACTACAACACGCAGTCGATTTATACGCTTTCGCTGGCGCGCGCGTCAAATGGGTCGTATACGCTGACTGAGTCGTCTAATCTCAAGACGTGCGGGAGGTACCCCAGCTGGATCACGCTTGATGCGGATACAGGGACAATATACTGCTCTGACGAGTATGGGTGGAAGAATGACAACGAGTCGGTGAATGGGTCGTTGACTGCGCTGTCTGTTGATGGGGGTGTGTTGACGGAGATTGCGAAAACGGATACATCGGCAGGGAGTGCTGTGAATAACGTTGTTtatgagggagagggaggggagcAGTATCTTGCTATTGCGCATTA ctccggctccgcgGTCTCAACATACGCGCTCCCGCTTGAAGACGAGGCCGGCCCACTACAACGCCTCGAATTCGAATTATCCGCGCCCGGTACGGTCCCCGAAAGGCAGGATGCGCCACATCCGCACCAAGCTATCCTCGATCCGACCGGGGCTTTTGTCCTGGTCCCCGATCTAGGCGCCGATCTTGTCCgcgtcttcgccatcgacaaAGCGAACGGCAATCTCAACACTTGCCCGCCATTGAACTACACAGCGGGTGGGGGCCCGCGACACGGTGTGTTCTCGACTGCGTCAGAGAATCAGGAACTTCGAGTTAAGGGTAGCCGTGCTCCATCTGATTCTGCCGAAACGGTTCTCTACGTAGCTGGGGAGCTGAGCGGCAAAGTCGAGGCCTTTGCCGTTTCGTACCAAGACAGCGGATGTCTTGCATTCAAGCAGATCGAGGCTGAGGTGCCGTATCCGGAGGAGTTGCCCGAGGGTGCCTCCCTCAGTGAGATCAGACTGGTGGACAGCCACCTGTACGTTTCGGTGAGACAAGACAAGGCGTTTGACGGGAATGACTCGATTGCGAAGCTTGTCTTGGACCGTGATGGCACGTTTGAGTTTCAGGATATCCACACCTCCGGCGGTGAAGTTCCGCGCACGTTTGCGATCAACAAAGCCGGCGATCTGGTTGCTGTCGGGAACCAGGTCTCTTCTAACGTTGCTATTGTTGAGAGGGACCCCGATACTGGGCTTCTTGGTAGCATCGTGGCCAGCCTCCTGATTGGAACTCCTGGCGACCCTGACAATTCAGTTTCGGGGCTGAGCAGCATCATCTGGGATGAGTAA
- a CDS encoding type 1 glutamine amidotransferase (COG:F;~EggNog:ENOG410PNJY;~InterPro:IPR029062) produces the protein MVHIAILDVDVPVPAVYAARGFYSSQFRALLQSAAARLNLPASSIYTTAFDVVGGSLPPLQALRSSPRSTTNGAADEQTLNPLALPIDGILITGATAGAYEAAKHPWIVPLQNFIQTVFDDFPHVKIFGSCFGHQIIAQAFLSSHARGASDSTPPPSVKVEHCPHGSEMGLASVKVNPEFSAHFPALSASLPLPNEMRLQMIHGDWVAFLPGQDKLPEPWLNVGSTEACPIQGLYYPGRVLTYQGHFEFDVFVNTESCLEFARRGGWDKIAVERYLGLIARGRVEGVVEDADDSKAAAEVVVLFFGQ, from the coding sequence ATGGTGCATATCGCGATCTTGGATGTCGACGTCCCGGTACCAGCCGTCTATGCCGCCCGCGGCTTCTATAGCTCACAGTTCCGCGCATTGCTCCAGTCCGCCGCAGCGCGCCTCAACCTCCCCGCATCAAGCATATACACAACGGCTTTTGATGTAGTCGGCggctctcttcctcctctgcaaGCACTGCGATCATCGCCCCGATCAACGACAAatggagcagcagatgaACAAACACTCAACCCGCTTGCGCTGCCAATAGACGGgatcctcatcaccggcgccacCGCGGGGGCCTACGAGGCAGCAAAACACCCCTGGATCGTGCCGCTGCAGAACTTTATCCAGACGGTCTTCGATGACTTCCCACACGTCAAAATCTTCGGTTCCTGCTTCGGCCACCAGATCATCGCGCAGGCTTTCTTATCATCACACGCGCGCGGGGCATCCGACTCCACCCCACCACCAAGCGTAAAAGTCGAGCATTGCCCGCATGGGAGCGAGATGGGACTGGCATCCGTAAAAGTCAACCCGGAGTTTAGCGCGCACTTTCCTGCACTCTCGGCGTCACTCCCGCTGCCAAACGAGATGCGCTTGCAGATGATACACGGCGACTGGGTGGCTTTTCTTCCGGGACAAGACAAACTGCCGGAGCCGTGGCTAAATGTCGGATCAACGGAGGCCTGCCCCATCCAGGGCCTTTATTACCCGGGCCGGGTGTTGACGTACCAGGGACATTTTGAGTTTGATGTGTTTGTGAACACGGAAAGTTGCTTGGAGTTTGCGAGGCGGGGTGGGTGGGATAAGATCGCTGTGGAGAGGTATCTGGGGTTGATTGCAAGAGGGAGGGTTGAGGGCGTTGTGGAGGACGCAGATGATTCGAAGGCTGCAGCGGAGGTTGTTGTCTTGTTTTTTGGGCAGTGA